TAAACATGGAATGACATGAGGCTTCATTGCTTCTGTGATAAATGTCACAGAAAGAGTGACTGCTGGGGCCGACACCTCATGGAAGTGGCAGATACAGGCCTGGAAGCCGCATCCCTGGCACTAGGTTATCAGTCTCTCCCTGTGGCTGCCTCTCAGACGCCGTGATGACCAGCAAGCACCAGGAGCTGGAGGGCCCTCTTGACAACTGTGCTTGGAGACGGAAATTCACTGGGCTCGTGGGTGTGGCTTGGTGGAAATTAAGTGTTAACTGCGGTGGGTGAACAGGAGGGAAAGGTAAGTTTGACAAAACCAAAAGGTCTCTGAGCTCAGTCAACTATAGTCCCAAAAGGACCCAGGCTAGGGTGAAGAGAAGAAGCAGCTTCTCCACAAAGGGAGAAACGAGTTAGTAGGTTGCAAGTTGAGGAGTTCTGAGCATTCCCAAAGCCGAGTGGCCCTGGGCctctaattctctctctctctcttttttttttttccttgagatggagtctcagtctgttgctcagactggagtgcagtggtgtgatctcggctcactggagcccctgcctcccgaattcaagcaattctcctgcctcagcctcccaagtagctgggactacaggtgcatgccaccacgcgcagctaatttttgtattttttaaagtagagacagggtttcaccatgttggtcaggctggtctcaaactcctgacctcaagtgatctgcctgcctcggcctcccaaagtgttgagattataggcctgagccactgtgcccggcctctgggCGTCTAATTCTTAGGTGGCTAATGGCAATGGGAAAAGATGGATGTGAATTTCGGGTAGAAGCAGTGAGGCTAAGAACAGGAAGCAGCAGAGGTGGGTTAGGAGCATGGACTTGGgcagtttgaatcccagctctgtgtCTTGCTAACTATGTGGCCTCAGGAATGTTTGCTGGCCTCGGTTTCCTCGTGTAGAAATGGGAGGCATGAACGCCTATCTCCTGGGGCTGTTTTGGGGGCCAGCGAGGTCACCCTGCCATGTCCAGGGCCAGCTGAGTGCCCAGCCCTTGGTGGGCACCCACTGCAAACGTGGGAACGGTATTACTTATATGAAGAGAAGATGGAATTCTTGGAACCCAGGAGCAAAGAAGCCAGGCCTGGATTAAGAGGAGGCCTGGACTTGGGGATCAGGAGCTGAGGGGCCCACTGATGGGAGTCAGCTGGTCTCTGTACCCACAAAATTTTGGACTTGCCTCTCTGATTGAGAGTGGAAAATCCCTGATCTCTGCAAAGACTAGAAAAAGAAACCTATACCCCTCACCTGCCTGTGGTTGGAAAGGGGTTCCTTGCAGCTTGGGGTGTCTTGTCCTGGCTCCTGCCCCATGTCCACCCCTCCTTGCCTGCCCCACTGAAAACTCTCCCCCGCCTCCTCTTGGCAAAGCAGACAAGCTGGCATTTTCAAAGGCTTGCCTCCCCTGACGAAGAGAGAACAACAAGGAAAcaattatggaaaataaaaatggcacAAAAATTGTCATTTCCAAAGTACAGGTTTCTGATCTGACACTGTGACCTACATAAACGGtgtattgattttttaaacaaaagagaaatgagaagaaagatgTATCACTTACGGCTTCGCCCGGCGGATGGCTCAGAGGTTGGTGGAGGAGAACAGTGGATGCCGTGGCCGTGGCCTTTACGCCATCCCCGCCAGGGGCACTGGACTCAGTGAACCGCCCGGGTTCCTCCGTGCCTGCCTGCTGCTCTCCCTCTGTGTatttctgtatgtgtatgtgtgtgtatatgtgtgcatgtatatgtgtgtatgtatgtgtgtatgcatctgtgtgtatatctgtgtgtacatgtgcatgagtgtctatgtgtgtatgtgtgtctctgtgtgtgtctgtgaatgtgtgtggatgtgtggatgTCTATGTGTggatgtctatgtgtgtgtgtcagtgtgtgtgcatgtatatgcatgtgtgtatgtatgtgcatgtatatgcgtatatgtgtatgtgtgtttctgtgtgtatgcatatatctaTGTGTTGCGTGGAtagtgtatgcatgtatatgtgtgtgtatgtgtatatatgtgtatgtgtgtgtgtatgtgtatacatgtatgtatgtgtatatctgtgtatataggtgtatttttatatgtgtatatgtgtggatgtctgtgcatgtgtctgtgtatatatgtgtataaatatgtgtatgtgtatgcatatatgtgtgtatgtctgtgcatgtgcctatatatgtgtgtatgtatgtacatatgtgtgtatgtttgcatatgtgtgtaatttgtatgtgtatatatgtgtttgtgtgtatgtgtttgtatgcatatatgtgtatgtatgtatgtgtttgtatggtttgtgtgtatgcatatgtgtgtatgtctgtacatgtgtctttatatgcatgtgtatatatgcatatatgtgtgtgtgcatgtgtgtgtgtgtctttctctccCTGCTTCCCATCTTACACACTTTTCATGCTCCTGTCATGTGCCAGGTGTGTATGGAAGGGGCCATCCCCCATGATTCTTACAGTCTAGAGGGGAGGCAGACCTGTAAGGGACTAAGTGCACAAAAGCCAGTTGGTTGGCTGTGTGCATCAGATTCCCCTGCAAACCGCCAACTCATTTACAGCCTGGTCTTCCCCAGACCTTTATAACACAGCCCGGAGTTGAGAAATCtggttttgcttgttttattttgttttaagtaaGTCTTTAGGTTAATTTTATTCACCACCTGATTTGGGAACCTGGGCTCTAAGGAGTCATGAATTTGTGCCCAAATTTGTGGAGGGCACTGTGGGGACCCAAGGGGTAAATCGGAGAAGGCTTCGTGGAGGAGGTGATGTTTGTGTTGACTCCTGACAGTTGAGTGAATATTATCCAGGTGGATGGATGATTTGCAGGAGTGGGAGGGACTTCATGGGCAAAGGCAGGGAGTTGTGACACAGCCCCTTTCCCAAACAGAGGAGCCAAAGTGAATGGAGGTGGTTGTAGAACTCagcttgagccactgctcttCACAGCCCATGCCTCAGTTGGCTGGTGCTTCCATGACTCCGTGGGGCTTTGTGGAACCAAGCTGTGATCACAGCCAGGACAGGCCAGgttctcccaggctagagtgagccTCGAGTCTGACTGGGTGCTGAGAATTGGACCAGCAGTCTGCATAGGAAAGTTAGACTTTTGATCTTTTTGTACCTGAAACATCAAATTGTGGGCTTCCATCATCCTCCAAGAAGGACCATGGTGGCTGGGTCCAACCACCAACAACCTCACAGTCCAAACTTGATGGCTGGTGGGCAGCAGTGGCTTGAGATCTCCCGGGAGTCCCAGAGTCTGTGAGTTATTTGGGGTAATTCAAACATCTGGGGGgccaattctctctctctctctccccccccatGCCCATCTCAGAGCATgattatgaatattaaatgagttaatatgtgtaaagtgcttagagtAATGACTGGCATAtactaggtgctcagtaaatgttagttattatgattttattcgttcattcatttactcTGCTTTTAGTTGTTCACTTACCCacttatgcattcattcattcacaccaATTTCTTATTCATTCAGCACAAATTCATTGCACACATCTTGTCTTTGTCTGTACTGGGCTTACCCAAGCCCAGTTCCCTCCCATGGTAAATGCTCCTGAAGTTTAGCACAGGCCCGGGAAGTCAAACTGATTCCCATTTACCTGTGACCTTGGATACCTTTAATAATGGCAGTGCctctcccaccaaaaaaaaagtgagagtgGATGACCCCTTGGGGACCTCTGGCAGCGTGTAACCACACTTAGAACATCTCTCTCCCACCAGGCCAAATGGCGCTGAGTCCCAACACTGGCAGCCAAGCTTTCCTGAGCACCAACCAGATACCTTGAGCCCAGAGCCCATGGACCGCTATGGCTGATGCAAAGTCGAAGATCTGAAGTTCAAAGAATCAGCAATGAGGAATCTGGGCCAGGCATATGTATTGATTtcatgatttatttatatatcttccCACCCCTTCCAatacttgaaaacaaaacaaaacaaaaaaagaatggcagTACCAGAAGGCATTGGTTACGTGTCACAGGAACCACACAAGCAGTGACTCCTAAAGAAgttcagaggaaggaaagaacCCATGTGGTGGGGTGGAGTGGGTTGGGGGTGGGTGAGCCAGGGTgggctccctggaggaggagTCCATCCGGCGGGGAGAATGGTCTAGGCAAGGATGCAGACTGGCCGGTAAGGTGGGTCCatgcaggaagctgagggaggtgGATGGCTCGAGCCCCTCTGCCCGCCCTAGTCGGGGAAGAGCAGGAAGCCGGAGAAGACGCTGTCGGAGCCCTGGATGCCCACCATGTCGTAGTAGTCATTGACACCCAGCCACACCTCCTCGCCCACCTGCAACCTCAGCAGCACACCGCCCGAGTTGACCTGATTGGCTTGGGACGTGTGGCCACAGAAAGTGACCACCTTGACGCCGCCGCGGTACAGCAGCACGCACAGGTTGGCTGTATGCGACGCGTGGTAGACAAAGTAGTAGAGGCCGGGGACTTTGCAGGTGAACTTGCCAGTGCTAGTGTCATAATCTCCCTGCGGGTTGGTGAGGACCGCATTGAATCTGATCAGGCTGTTGGGTGCAGGGGGCTGGTGGGTCTGCCGAGCGACCGTGAACACTGACTGGTACTTCTGCTTGTATCTGCCCTCCTCGCCTGGCTCTCCAGGGATGCCCATGGGGCCGGGCACCCCTGGCATCCCAGGGGGTCCCATGGGGCCATTTTTCCCAGGATGGCCAGGTGTGCCGGGTTCTCCCTTCTGCCCTTTGGGTCCTCGGGTCCCGGGAATGGCTGGGATTCCTGGAGATggagaaggcagagagaaagggtagggtgggggacagggaggagggACCCTGAGGGTGTCTTCCAGGGAACACAGCGCTGGCGTTTGGTCTCTAGAATCTCATTCCCATAGATGGGCTGTCTCCCTAGGAGCCGGGTGCAGGGAGTCAGGCTTTggctggagggagagagagagtctggTTCAAGTCCTGCTTCTCCACCAACCCGCCCTCTGACCTTGTCTAAGGCACTTCCCtgtctcttggcctcagtttccacatttgtgATGGAGCAAGTAGGGAGCTCAGAGCTGGGCGGGATCTCAGATGCCATGAACGTCAGCCCACGGACAGATGGCATGTGGCCACACGTATCTTGCTGGGCCTGCACAatgttttttacaatttttaattggAGCCCAACATGTACAAATTCAGAACTCATTTGAAATTGAAATTCTCAGAGCTCCTTGACAAAAAATCAGAAGGTTGGTCAGAGGCAGCTTAAGTTTCAGCTTCTGTCCACTTGCATCAGCCCCTTCAAGACCTTTTGCctgattttgtatttctaatttttttcaacttttttattttgaaatatttatagagacaaagaaagttgaaaaaaaacaaacaaacaaaagaacagggACTCTTCACCCAGTTTTCCCCAATGCCACAACTTGCATAACTAAAGTATAATGTCAAAACCAGGAAGTTGACAGAGCTTATCTAGACCTCACCAGTTTTATatacactttgtgtgtgtgtgtggttccaATATAATTTTGTCACGTGTAAATTTTTGTGACCACTCTCACCTCTGCAATCAAGTGTATCTGtcagtttgtattatttttcacaaaGAGGACTCTCAACATTTTATAAGCTTCAGAGTCCCACAAAACCTATATCCACTCCTGAGATGGACTCCCCAGGTTAGCACATGGGAACCCCTGGATGGAGCCAAATTGAAGCCGCCCCACTACAGGGCCTGCTCTCTCCAGCTCACCCCAGCCCCATTCAGCCCACGTCAGCCCCCATGACAGCTGGCCTGGTTCAATTTCCCTCATGTTACCGATGAGGAAGCCGAGTcagagacttgcccaaggccatgcaGCCAGTTTGAGGTGCAGTCAGGTCTCTAACTCAAGTGTAGAGAAtcccagggtctcactctgttccagcCCCGATGATCTGAGCCTCTGTGAGATTTTTCTCCCCTTATCTAAATCATACCCATCTTTAAAGGTCTGACTCCAGtttcctcttccaggaagccctccttgaCCACCCCCATCAGCCCTCatgtttccttccctcctctgacTTCCATCGGGCTGGGAGTCTGTGCAGACCCATTTATGACAGATCCTCTATGACTTATGAACTTGTTAGGCCTCAGCATTGGGGTCAGGACCCAGCCGACCTGGCCTTCCCACCTGTGACCCTGGGAGGGTGACCTCCCTCCCTGAGCCTGTGTTTGCTCAGTTGAGATACAGGCCTAATAGAAGAGGGAGTCCCTGAAAGGGTGGAGTGGAAGaaggcacagtgccaggcacactgCAGGAGGCGTGCCCTGGAGTGTCTGGTCCTCATGATGGCTCCAGGGATGCTGAGCAGAGCAGCGTCTCATCCTTCGTGATGTCTTCAAACCACCAATTGAGAGGAGGCCAGGAAACAGCAATAGAGAGGGGGCTTGAGAGGCAGCCGAGGGCAGTGGTGGAGAATGTGGACTTGGGAGCTGGACGGGATcccactgtgtgactttggacaagttgctCAATCTCTCTGAACCCCAGCTTTGACATTCGCAAAATGAGGGTCAATCACTTCTTCAAGGGATTGTGGCCTCGGTTTTATCATTCCTAAAACTGAGACCACACCTGGGACTTGGGGGCTCAATCATTGGTGGCCATCAGCTACCCTGGGCAGGGAGATGGCCAGAGGCAGCTGTGAAGTACAAGCTCCTGGAAGATGGCAGACCTGGAGACCTCATTGAGCTCACCCTAAGTTCACCCTAAATTGGAAAATTCCTTCTGGAAAGTTGGTGTCATTCCATCTATCCAGGAGGGAAGATGATGGTGGGACCACTCCGAAGGACATTCCTCTCAGctggcctccctcccttccaccgTGTCTGTCACCCCATCACCTCTGCTCGGTGTCACTCCAGGCCAGCTCCAGGCATGCCCAGCATCCCAGACGTGCCCAGCTCACTCACAGACAAGGCACTCACACTCCCCAgggctccagccccagccccagccccagtcaCCCATTCATAGCCTCAGCCCCCTTCTCTTATGCCAAGGATTGACTGTGGACCTCCAACAGAGGTTTCTCTGGCTGCAATTCCGACCTCTCGCTCCCCACCCCTCCAACTCTCCAGAATCCTAAGGAGGGAAGTGAGCACAGATCTCTGATAAAACCAATGATACAATAGCCTACACCTGTATAGACCTCCCCGGTGCTCAGGgctgttttatatttaagttaacttaatcctcacagcaaccctgtgaaGCAGGTGCTACCATCTcctcgttttacagatgaggaaactgaggcactgcgaggttaagtaacttgtgcGGGTTCACATAGACGGAATCAgtggggctgggatttgaaccctggcaTTGGATATGTTCACTGTGTGGGCCCCAGCTTCCCCAGGTGCCCATGTTGCAGGGCAAGAAAACTTTCCCTGCACCGTGTCCTGTGAGCCTCCTGGCCACCTTTGGGGCAGGCACTTAATCCCTCCCTATAAttgggtgaggaggaggaggagcacgGAGGTGCGCCGGGCCCAAGGTCACCTCTGGGGAGGCCTGAAGCCTGGGCTCTGAGGATAGAGGAGCCAGACCCACCGTGAGAGTCCGACTCTGCCCTGGGGCAGACGTAGCAGCAAGGGAATGCACTTCCTGCTGTCCCCTGCCCCCTGGTCAGCCCCAGACAGACACTCTGATCCCTGCCCCAGAcccaaacccctaaaccaggCCAGCAGACTCACCTGGCTCCCCCTTAGGCCCTGGAAGTCCATCGTGCCCATCCTTCCCTGGTGCCCCGGGCAGGCCGGGCATCCCTGGGATCCCGTAGCAGCCTGTGTTGGCTTGGCCCCTgaggggcagcagcagcaggagcagcagcagcttcAGCCCAAGGTGGGGCAGGGAGCTGGGCCCCACGTCCATCCTGGAGAAGGAACTGGGAGGGAGAGAGCTGAGCTGTCCCCGCCAGCCCCTCACCTGCCCCCAACCCTCTCATTCCCCAGGACCCGTCCTCCTCAACCCTCAGGAGCTCGCTTTCCTGCCTCCCCCAGGAGCCTCACCATGGATGGATGGTGGGGCCTCTTCTTCAGCCCAGGCCCCGGGGCCCAGGCTTCCTTCCCCTCACACACCAAGTTGCCCCTGGCACCACGTTTCAGGAAGGTGGCAGAAGGTGGGGGAAATGGCCATCTGCCCATACCTGGGCAGGGGTCCGGGCCTCACCTGTGGGTGAGCGGTTTCTGGCCTGGTCACAGAGC
This region of Macaca fascicularis isolate 582-1 chromosome 1, T2T-MFA8v1.1 genomic DNA includes:
- the C1QC gene encoding complement C1q subcomponent subunit C isoform X1; the protein is MDVGPSSLPHLGLKLLLLLLLLPLRGQANTGCYGIPGMPGLPGAPGKDGHDGLPGPKGEPGIPAIPGTRGPKGQKGEPGTPGHPGKNGPMGPPGMPGVPGPMGIPGEPGEEGRYKQKYQSVFTVARQTHQPPAPNSLIRFNAVLTNPQGDYDTSTGKFTCKVPGLYYFVYHASHTANLCVLLYRGGVKVVTFCGHTSQANQVNSGGVLLRLQVGEEVWLGVNDYYDMVGIQGSDSVFSGFLLFPD
- the C1QC gene encoding complement C1q subcomponent subunit C isoform X2, giving the protein MGPPGMPGVPGPMGIPGEPGEEGRYKQKYQSVFTVARQTHQPPAPNSLIRFNAVLTNPQGDYDTSTGKFTCKVPGLYYFVYHASHTANLCVLLYRGGVKVVTFCGHTSQANQVNSGGVLLRLQVGEEVWLGVNDYYDMVGIQGSDSVFSGFLLFPD